In Acidimicrobiales bacterium, the genomic stretch CCGGCCTGTTCATGCTGATCCCCGGGATCTTCGCGGTGATGTCGCTGGCGGTGCCGTCGAAGGTGCGGTCGTTCGGCTACGCCGTCGGCCTGCTCTGGGTGCTGCCCGGGTTCCTGATGCTGCCGTTCATCGGCGCCATCGGCGACGCCCACGGGCTGCGCATCGGCCTCCTCTGCGCCGCGCCCGTGTTCCTGATCGGCGGCCTGATCCTGGCGTCGGCCGGCGAATACGTCTCCGACGACATCACCCGGGTGTGGCGCTCCGCGGCGACCCTGTCGGAGGTGGCGCACCTGCGCAGCCAGGGCAAGGTGAAGCTGCTGCTGGCCCGCGACGTGAGCGTCCACTACGGCAGCGTGCAGGTGCTGTTCGGGGTGAACATGGAGGTCGACGAGGGCGAGATCGTGGCGCTGCTCGGCACCAACGGCGCCGGCAAGTCGACGCTGCTCAAGTCGATCTCGGGCCTGGTCGAGGCGAGTGACGGGGCGATCATCTTCGACGGCCGCGACATGACCCACACGCCGCCCGACGAGGTCGCCAAGCGCGGCGTCGCCCAGGTGCCCGGCGGCCAGGGCGTCTTCACCCAGCTCAGCGTGGCCGACAACCTGCGCCTCGCCGCCTGGCAGGTGCAGAGGTCGCCCGACGAGGCGGCGATCGCCACCGAGCGGGTGCTGGAGACGTTCCCGATCCTGCGGGAGCGCTGGCACGTGGAGGCCGGCAACCTCTCCGGCGGCCAGCAGCAGATGCTCACCCTGGGCATGGCGTTCATCGGCAAGCCCCGGCTGCTGATGATCGACGAGCTGTCGCTGGGCCTGGCGCCCGCAGTCGTCGGCCAGCTGCTGGAGATGGTGCGGATGCTCAAGCAGCAGGGCACCACGATCATCCTGGTGGAGCAGTCGGTGAACGTGGCGCTCACCGTCGCCGAGCGGGCCTACTTCATGGAGAAGGGCGAGATCCGCTTCGAGGGCCCGACCTCCGAGCTGCTGGCCCGGCCCGACCTGCTGCGCTCGGTGTTCTTCTCGGCCGCGGACAAGGCCGGCGGCAACGGGGACAACGGTGCCGAGCCCGGCGTCTTTGAAGGAAAAGCGCCCGTATCGGGTCGTTCTCCTTCAAAGAACGGGGAGGACGAGCTGCCGGTGCTCGAGGTGCGCGACGTCGTCAAGCGCTTCGGCGGCGTCCGGGCGCTCGACGGTGTGTCGTTCGACGTCGCCCCCGACGAGATCCTCGGCTTCATCGGCCCCAACGGTGCCGGCAAGACCACCCTGTTCGACGTCATCTCCGGCTTCGACACCCACGACCAGAGCGGCACCATCCGCCTGCGCAACGGCGACGACGTCTACGACCTCCACGGCACGCCCACCCACGTGCGGGCCTGGCGGGGCCTGGGCCGCTCCTTCCAGGACGGCCGCCTGTTCCCCGGCCTCACCGTGGCCGAGACCATCGCCGTCGCCCTCGAGCAGCACGTCGAGGTGCGCGACCCGATCGCCGCCAGCCTGCACCTCCCCGCCGTGAGCGACTCCGAGGAGCAGGTGGACCTCGCCGTCGTCGACCTGGTCGACATGCTGGGCCTGGGCAGCTACCGCGACAAGTTCGTGCGCGAGCTGTCGACCGGCACACGGCGCATCGTCGATCTGGCCTGCGTGCTGGCGCAGGGGCCGAAGGTCGTGCTGCTGGACGAGCCGTCGAGCGGCATCG encodes the following:
- a CDS encoding MFS transporter, which translates into the protein MSEHAGDTTGHRSDNDTIVAAATPTEPVTPPQGRWAAWKQKTTGGAPFFPLGVLFGLNVVDELDRTAFGVLSPNIRDHFNLDLNGILTVIALSYLAAFLMAVPIGFFADRLPRIPIMVMGAAAWGIFSVTTGMAATLWMLGISRAGAGLGRAVNDPVHNSLLADYYDIPVRARVYSIHRYANALGQFLGPLSAGLIAYYVGWRTPFFLFGAVTAVFVVLAMRLHNPVRGQFERRAVGVSEEVAVTEEQPPSWAESWRILWQVRSQRRIFYSLPFVAIGIIGLVVLSGLYYEEIFNLDERERGFLAALIEGPAQLVGLLIGIPLATRLMMKGPGHVLKFLSRIAAAISVAWVVFAWAPNLGIAVAANSAISAGLFMLIPGIFAVMSLAVPSKVRSFGYAVGLLWVLPGFLMLPFIGAIGDAHGLRIGLLCAAPVFLIGGLILASAGEYVSDDITRVWRSAATLSEVAHLRSQGKVKLLLARDVSVHYGSVQVLFGVNMEVDEGEIVALLGTNGAGKSTLLKSISGLVEASDGAIIFDGRDMTHTPPDEVAKRGVAQVPGGQGVFTQLSVADNLRLAAWQVQRSPDEAAIATERVLETFPILRERWHVEAGNLSGGQQQMLTLGMAFIGKPRLLMIDELSLGLAPAVVGQLLEMVRMLKQQGTTIILVEQSVNVALTVAERAYFMEKGEIRFEGPTSELLARPDLLRSVFFSAADKAGGNGDNGAEPGVFEGKAPVSGRSPSKNGEDELPVLEVRDVVKRFGGVRALDGVSFDVAPDEILGFIGPNGAGKTTLFDVISGFDTHDQSGTIRLRNGDDVYDLHGTPTHVRAWRGLGRSFQDGRLFPGLTVAETIAVALEQHVEVRDPIAASLHLPAVSDSEEQVDLAVVDLVDMLGLGSYRDKFVRELSTGTRRIVDLACVLAQGPKVVLLDEPSSGIAQREAEALGPVLRRVREELGASLLVIEHDLPLLMSIADRMIALDLGRLVVDGDPQEVIDHPTVVESYLGTDAAAIARSGAS